In Setaria italica strain Yugu1 chromosome IX, Setaria_italica_v2.0, whole genome shotgun sequence, the genomic stretch ATACTGAAAAAGTAGTATAGAAGCATTAAGACCAGTGCGATGAACTGCTCTGTAGACTGGATCGTTGATTGGCTGACTAATTTAGTTATCTAGAGCTTATAGCATCTGTATACGTATAGATGCAGTAATAACCAAAAACACTTCTACTTATGGAGAACCACGTGAAGCCAAAATCCATGATATTGCTACGCACTGGCCTCATAGTGTGAAACCCACATATAGTTCAAGATGCAGGAGACATTTGACTTTTTGACCTATGTTGCTGATGTATAGTGATAGTTCTAATGAGACCTGCAGTCCTAACCGAGACCTTTGATTAGTAATGAGGAGTTCAGACATGGTTTGTTCTGTGAAAACCTACTGTATGCTCCAAAATAACATTCACATGCTTATAAGGAGCCTCATAGATCTTACATTAGCAGTTCTGGCTGGCTTGTGATATTGTTGATGATATTTCTCTTTTTATCTTTAGAATTGACACCTAAGTTCTAAAGCTATAATCAGTTCACATGTTTTGATAGGCATGTAAACATCGTCCTAGGAACCTGATACATAGTGTGGGGAATATGCTAGTTTTACCATGACAGCATCAACTTTGAGTTAACATTTGTTATTCTCAACAAATTTGCCACATTTGTGATGCATATTGCATTGCTTGAGCCACTAGTCCATTGTTTTCAGGAACTAGTGGTGCGGCGAAACTTTTGCGTGCTAATGGAATCAACCTTCTCAAAGTGCGTGAGGAGGCAGCAAATGTGCTTGGGAAATCAGAAATGTTTTACTTTAGTCCTATGCATCCACCATTGACAGAAGCTGCACAACGAGCCCTTGATTGGGCTGCCAGTGAGAAACTGAAGTCAGGTAATTTCTGTTCAACATACGAACTTCCATTGTCGTTCATCACTCATTTTTGTCGAGAAATTAAACTTGCTTGTATGTAGTGCCACCTCCTGATTGCACAATTTAATTTGCTTATAGTATTCCACTATTCCAGTATGTATACAGATGTTTGTTGTAACCCCTAGATATTGCAAGAATGACTTAATCTTTCCCAATCCAAAAGTTCTTTCATCACGTTGTATAGTCTATTTTGCCTCCCAATTCCCTGATTATCTAGAAGGATGCTGTTTGGCACTTTGGCTCTCTTCTTTACAGGAGGTATCTAGTTGTCAACTAACCTTCGCAACAGCTTAGACTGCAAAAAGGATCCTCCACTCATGGTTCAGGAGTGCTTTTTCCCCAGCATTAAGGGTTCCTAGTTACTGTAGATTCTGTGCATTTTTGTCGCTTTCATATACCATGGATTAAATATAAAATGTTTTGCAGCGCATAATTTCTGCCTATACACTACTGATGCACCCTTCTAACTACATTGTTCGCTATATGATTTACTGGTTAGGCTTGATCATGCAACAGGGTTtcactttatttatttcttgttttCTCACAATTTATCTAGAGCTATAGTTTATTCCAACACACTAGAGGCAACTGAGTTGTGTTCTGAAAGAAACGTTGTTTCAAATACTTCATCTGGAGGTATAATGTTGGCTCTGAGACATATATCTTGTTGGAACTAGTTTCTGGTCATCCTGAACTCATCTTGCTCAGAGGATTTTATTCTTAATTGGTGGTGCAAATGTTGGCATGAAACGAAAACGACATTGATAATGCTGTAAACATTTTTCTCCAAGTAAAGGGATATCCCCCAAACATCAGACCTTACCATGTTCCCAAGTCCCAACAGTGGCGCTAAAACCTTAATTTCCCCTGAACTGAAAATTTACCAACTCCATGCTTGCTATGGTTTGGTAAAGCTATATCATAGTCTTGTTCAGCAGATATAGTTGTGgctgaagtttttttttcctcaaacacgcaggagagctacgTGTCATTATATTGAGGAGGAGAAAAAAACGTAGCCCTTACATTACATGCACATCCCCAGGCGTGCacacacaaaaacaaaaaacgaCCACAGCCGTGAAGAAAACCTAGGGCAAGAAAGCACTAAGCCCTTTTGCACCTGCCACACACCACAATCTAGCCGCATTCTTAATGTTGCGTATGGTAACCTGGACATTTCACGATCTTTCCTCGAACATGCAGTCATTGCGCCATGCAACCAGAATAGCTAGCGAATTGAAACCCATCTGGAACTTCCATGGGAACCTACTGCTGTGCATGCCACCACCATTCCTTGGACACTAGTTGTTGCTAGATGGATTAGAAGTGATGGTACTGTATTTTGTATGCAATACAGACTGAGGCTACCTTTTGTTGCCTTTTCAGCTCAGCGTAGCGCTATTTGATGATATATTGCAAGAGAGTGCCCATTAAACTTATGCCAGGtccatgttttttttccatgtgTTGCATTTGGATGAGCAGACTTGGTTCAGTTTTTTGTGGGACCATGTTTATTCCATGTATTGCATTTGAATGAGTAAAACCGGCCCATAGTACCAGAATATAGTTCTTGGGTTGGTAGGACCGTAGGACTTCAGGCACGCTGAACTGAAGGCTCATCTCCACTTTGTTCTGTTCTGATGAGTCATAATTTATGTATTAAATTTGAAAGTGCAATAGATGATGAACTAAAAGATCATACTTGATTGTTTCTGACATGACATGAGATTTTTGAAGGGCTTGGAGAAGGCCGCTTGGCTTTAGGCACTTAGAGCACAGATTCTGACCTGATGCCATTTTTGTTATATACCTAGGAGTAGGGCCTGGAATTTAAGTCACGTGCTCTTGGTATTGCAAAGTTTGGTAGGCATCACTGCCACCACTAGTTTTAAATTATTAAGAAACCGTGCACGAAATGGCCATATCAATGGCCAACTGTAGCTACAGTGCATCCTAGAAGGTGTTTGTTGTTATTTGAGTAGGTCTCTTGATAAGATTATAGGCCTGCTGGTGAATTTTCAAGTCCAAAGGCCCATGGGCCCCCACTTTTTTAGACAGTCCCAGTGGTTAGTTTTGGCTGGAGTTTTCCTGGAGGTTGCTACAATTCAAGAGTACATGGATTTTTATGACCCTTCATTTAGCATATCTAGTATATGATCCTtgtgatgtactccctccgtcccaaattgtaggtcgttttggcatatttagattcataactttcactATGTATCTatacatagtgtatatctagatggaTAGCAAAATCTCTGAaactagaaatgccaaaacgacctacaatttgggacagggagtatttcattttttaattcTGAtgtatttcatttttcttccaTGTGTCTATCTAGTATATGATCCTTATTTCTGTGCAATTAGGTGAGGATGGAGAAGTAACTGCCAACCATTTGCTGCTGGGGATATGGTCAGATAAGGAGTCAGCTGGCCATAAAATTCTGGCTTCGCTTGGGTTTGATGATGAGAAAGCCAGATTACTCGCCCAAACGGTAATACTCTGTCCTCTGTGCAAAGGTAGATATTTCATGATGAATCATTTCGTGGTTTCTCAAATCGTCTATTTACCGTTTGCAGGCCGATGAAGAGGCTGCAATGAGTCCTAGATAGCAAAGTGAGGACCTAGTTATTATTCTACTTCTCTGAGGCTGGTGCTGTGCACTTGGCAACCTCAATGCTTACTGGCGCCTCGAGTTCCATGGGCGCTCATCTAGTTACCTGGAGGTTGCTTCTGCAAAGTTTGGGGCATGAGATGTGTTAGGTTGAATCTGATATTTGACTCTCACTGAGTCACTGTTGCTGATGCCTGTAAAAACATTGCGATTTTCTTTGCACGATTGCTTTTGTTCCTTGCGCAGCTGGATTTGTGAACTGTGAGGTCAAATCCGATGTTTGTACTCACTATTGCTGATGCCTGCAAAAGCATCACGAATTCTTTGCACGTTGAGCTTTTCCCTGCGCAGCTGGATTTGTGAACTTCTGGTAAATGACCTTTTTAGGGTCCAGATTAAGTGGACATGATGCTTCCTTCAAGAGTTTTTGTTCGCTTTACATCCTGAATCGGCGAAACCTGACCAGCAGTAAGCATTTCGCTGAGAGTGACTGATAGTCTGTGTCCCCAAATGTTGAAGGAAGATATGGGACGTTTTCATTAGATGCAAATAACATACCATATGGAAGTCTTTTTAAATTGAATCATTGTTTGCCATttggcaaaaaaagaaaaaagaaaaaagaaatatacttTCTATCAGTATTCAGGCAGGGGAAGCTTCGCGTACTTTACACCAAATCTGCACGAGGTTGGTACTTGACGCTATGCTTTGATTCCAAGAACATCTACCTCCATATCTTTTTACATTGTTTATTGCCATTGTTCACCCTGCCTTGTGCATCAGATTCAGATCTCTGCTTATTTGCACAATGCTAATCAGCTGACAGAGACTGTATCGGGAGGGTTACACATTGCGTTCGTGGGCAGAGAGGCGTCATGCCCTGACACGACGCATGCACAGACTGGAAGCCGACGCCATGCCGGTGGCCTGGCGCAGTCCGGCGCTTAGGTTTCGGCTGCCAAGTCCCCATCAGGCATCAATTCCATCTGCCATCGAAAGAACATCCCCTTCCTATTGGGTAGGAACTCGGGGAGACGGATGGAACGGACAGCACGTGCGCGCTTCATGCTTCCCGTTTGGGTTAGCAAGGGAAGCAACAGGATTAATGGCGGATCATTCTTGCGTGTCAGCAACCGCACTGACACTTTGAACCAAAACTGTTCTCATTTCAGCTTTCTGGGATCTGTGTATTTGCCAAAACATGCTGAGTCCACATTTCAAGCTGTTGTCATTACATGCGACAGTAAGAAGCAGGGTATACAGTTGTTTGtactgctgcagcctgcaggggaGATGTAAACTTGAAGCCTCGTGCTTAAGTACTGCTAGCCGGGATTAAACAAACCTCCAAGTTTAATGAGCATTAACAGATTAACAAGCAAGAATTGTTGTGCAACTCCGTGTTGACTTTTGACTCTTTCCCTGCCATGCAACATGTTCAAGCGTGTGGAAGGCTATAAACAACAGGAGAGTTTCACTTCTCCAAGCATGTGCACTATTCTTCTCAGCGTCTCTTTTCTTCAGTTCCTTAGAATGTTTGCATCAAAAAGCATGTAGTACCTCGGCTTGTTTATTCCTTGGTTGGAGTTCCCTTGGGTCCTAATTCAGATCTCTTTGGGAGCAGTGGCCAGTGAACATCCCAAGTCTCCTCCACACATTAAACTAATCACTGTCAAATGTCTAGTTTCTCTGCCACTGCCACAAGCATGCACGAATGATGAATCCATGAGCACTGTAGACATCTAGATTTCATAGCTCAAGTTGAAAAGAAGACCATACCCTTCCTCTAGCTGCTAAAATGGTTTGACTATTAGAACTGCACAGAATGGGCAGTGCACGTGCTTACTTTTGTTTTTTCAGTCTCGCACGTGCCATCTATTGGGTCATGTAGGGGTGGGTGTACTCTGGACTGCAGTGCTGGAAAACTTTTAGGAAGTGGGTAGGTTTTCTTCTGGTTCCCCACATTGAAGTCCCCCCGCCACTGCCACTGCCCACTGCCAATGGAACCGAGTGGGAATCTGGATTTGGTCCTGCAAAGTCTCACGTCCTCCAGGTGTACCGGCTCCTGCAGTCCTGCTGCATGCACTCTTCGTCCAATCATTCAGGTGTCTCAGTCGCCTCAGCATTGATGGTGTGGTTACTGGCTGCACTGTGCCACTGTACCATCGATTTTGGCTTGGCATAGACATAGCTTTGTCCATATTTTTTCAATGGAGAATATCATGAATGTGATCTTTGCAATGTTTTGTTGCTATTCTTCCCTGTAGTCACACTTCAGCTTGGAAAGAAAGGGACATAACACAAACAGGTCATTATGTGTTAGAAATCGCGACAAGCTCATGAAAACATGGATGAAGAGGGACATGTATGCAATAGAATTATCAGGTCAAGACATTTCTGTTATCTAACTGGAAGTACATGCCAGGAGCAGCTTGTATATTTGTTCTTGTATGCTGGGGCCGGAGCATACCCCTAGGCTACCTAGAGCTGATGCGGCTCCTCTTTTCTGAGATAGCTGTCGGCAAATCAGATGGTCACCCTGCTGCGTTCGGAGCTGACATCCTGTCACTGAAACCCATTACCTCCCGCAGGATTTCGGGGGGGAGGTACTCCCAGCTCACTGAAAGCAATAGAGAAATCGCGGGAGGTGACAGGCCCACACGCCTCAGACCTCAGCAGCTAAGCTTTGGTGATTTCTATGCGCTGACCACACGAATGGAAAGGAACAACTAAAACAATTGTGCTTACTCCTACCAAGGCCACACTTCCCCTAGGTGGATCTGTTAATTCTGtgccatgtactccctccattcttttTTGATAGACCTATTTCACCTTGGTACAATGATCAAGGAGAATGAACCCTCTTATCATCTAATGAATCATGTTATTAAAGTACTCCTCGTTATCGTATACATGAACCTCGGTATAGATGTCTTCATATACATGCACCAATTATTTTTTTAGAGGAGTTGCTCTGCTCGGGAATCAAATAGTCATGTATGTCAAACCCGCGTTGGCAACTCAAATAagactatcaaaagagaaaaatTTAATTTTGCAAATAGACCtaacaaaaaaaagaatggagggagtaacgtAGACGTACCAgcgggtttttttttcccttctgcATTGAAATGGCATGTTAGGCACTTCCTCCCGTAGCGAAACATGCCATTTTGGTTATGGTCATGTCTCTAAAAAATAACCTTGGCCGCTTTTAACTTCTATTGtgatatatttaaaaatattaaaagaaCATCAACAATAGTGTGAAAGTATTTTTGAGATAAAGTTTGTGTATACTATGATCTCTATGTTTGATATGCATACTGAAATGGCGCGTAGATGACGCTTCAACAGTTCTGCATGTATGTCCAAAACTACATTCGTAGTTGCTACTTATAATTGGTATAATGCATGTCGTGATGTGTGTCACTGAGGACCATTCAATCCTATTTTCTCTCCAATAACATATACGAGTCCATTTAGATTTTTTCTACgtcaaactttttaaatttggAAAATAATTTCATAATAATGCTTTTGGAAAGATTATTACTATCATAGTTTTTATAGGAAATAATACTTGCATAATAATTTTTTGGAAGGATTGCTTTCATAATTTTTTGTAGGAAATAATAGTTTCATAATGTATAACATTTTTATctaatataatttttatataaattgcTAAGTATTATAATGGAGATCGAATGATGTCCTAATAGACTTATATTCAATCATGCATGTGTCGCTTGAGGAATGGGATTGCCAGTCATCACCACTTCATACCTACTAACAGATGTCAGTTATGAAAATGAGAAATAGTGATGTAATCCCATCAAATTCATGGGAACATGATTAGCCAATTAATCTTCATATATGATGAGGTGCTTGATCAAATCAAACACCCATATACTATTACTGAGGAATAACAAGGTGCTTGAGTATACATTATTTGCATTTAACAAAGAGTGTTGGAAGTTGGAAGTATTTCTTTTGCTGGGAAAACTAGGGGGGTTTTCTGCTGTCTATTATACGTAGTTAGACAACTTTAATTTCGAAATAAATAATGGTAGAGTTAGACTTGCAGCAGTGTTCACATTGAAGAAGTATAAAAACTCAGGTggcctcctcagtcctcacagTACAGTTAGGAATTTTATTGACTTGACTTGCCCCACTACGGCCATGGTCCCTAGGTGCCTAGGTACCTCGCCATGTCACGCAATCAAGTTGACGTGTCAGCTCTTACTACACTTCCCGTGTGGTGGCTTGAATTGGTACCTCCATGCATGCAGGCAAATGGAAAAATAATGGGGGAACTTGTGAGCAATCCGTTCTGCAAATGGAGATAATGGCGTGGCTTGATTTTGTTATTAGCCAGTAATCTGAAACTTCCCATATGgcggtctttttttttttttgctggtgAAAACTTACTCTGCTCTCCACACATGTTTTGGCAGGTACCTGTTCTAGCTAGCTAGGTACCTGACATCACATGGATTGTCGAGGCCTCCTGGAAGCCAACGAGAGCAACGTTACAAAGGCAGCTTTGCGAGCTTCCTCGCCCCCTGTTTTCATGGAGGCTGCTCCTCCGTCGTCGTCCCTGCAGTTTCCCCATGATCTACGACCGAAAGCTTCAGTCAGTAACCGCTCAGCTTTTACTGGCTCGAGACCGATCGATCGACGATGATTTCACCATCAGCTTTACTTGTGTGATTAGTCAACGAGTGTTTGAGTGTGCCATGATCGATCTAGCTCGCTTCCACGCGTGTGAGCTTGCTTGATCAGCCCATGCCGTACGCGTAGAGGTCGACGCGGTTTCTTCCTCCGCACAGTAGCTCCAGCGGCTCGCAGAAAATGTACGCGGCGAACAGTTGTTTTCCGTTTCAGCTGGCACGAGTACAGTTCATTCATCATCCCAAGTCCTTGGGGGGCGGCGCGTAAAGCTGCCGTGCTTTCCAAGGTGGATCGAAGAAGCCAGCAGGgccgacgcggcgcgcggcggctctGTTCCGTGCCCTCTCAGTTAATCTGGTCGAGATGTTTGGGGCAGAACCGAAGTGCCGACGCGCTCCAACTTCCTGCGCGCGCGGCTCGGCTTGCATCGGTGGCGGTTCCCACGCAAGGCGGTGGTCGTCGTTTGGGTTAAAGCATTTTCGGTCGAATCTATGGCTTTGCAGCGGAAAAGGAAGAAACGGGCGATCGCCGAAGCTCGTGGCCGCCAGTCCGCCGCATTCCTTTTTGTTTGTACGAAACGTCATTACGAGGGGCaaaaatataattaattaaGCTTCTGCACGTacgtatatatgtatatatgcttAGCTGCTGATGCGTGGTACACCATATCTTTAAATTTGTAGTACTGaatccgcaaaaaaaaaaacttgcacatTATCATTGCCAAATAGCTTAGGTAGCGGGGCTTGTACGTCAACCGATCCCAATCTAATTATTCGCCGTGTTCGATGAAGATCCAAATTAAATCCcatccaaaaaaagaaaacaaaaaaggaaaaaaataaatctaGCTTGTGGCAGTACAGTTGGGACGTGGCGGACGTAGTACACGTCGCCACTATAGTAGCTAGCCTCCGTATGCGACGCAGCAGGGGGCATCACCGAGCGATCAGATCACCCTACGTGGGCCGGAACGAGCGCACAGTGTCCCGCTGCGTGcgtgccggccggcgggcgaagCCTTTGACCGAGACGTCAGGCGcccgggcggccggccggccggctggctggCCGGCTGTTGTAGCTGCTTGCTACTACTAGTAGGCCGCATGGCCAGTGAAATCAGCAGCGGcacgcagcggcagcggcgagctCTCGGCTGGCCGCAATAAAAGCGCACACATATGGCGTGTGGAGTGGAGAGGATGTcatgttagggggtgtttgggaaacacctgttaaagtttaacacctgtcacatcggatgtttggatgctaattagtagtactaaacataagccaattacaaaactaattgcacagatggcgtataattcgcgagacgaatctattaagcctaattagtccatgatttgacaatgtggtgctacagtaaccatttgctaatgatggattaattaggcttaatagattcgtctcgcgaatagCNNNNNNNNNNNNNNNNNNNNNNNNNNNNNNNNNNNNNNNNNNNNNNNNNNNNNNNNNNNNNNNNNNNNNNNNNNNNNNNNNNNNNNNNNNNNNNNNNNNNCGATTCTgcattagttttataattagctcatgtttagtcctcctaattagcatccaaacatccgatgtgacactgttaaagtttagcacctcgtatccaaacagccccttaggaTCACGTGGGGGGACTAGAGCTGCTGGCCACTGTTGCAGCGGAATGTGGGTGAGGGAGACCCTTCGGCAGGAGGTCGCTGTGCTCCAAGACTGCGAGAGAGCCCATGCACCAGTGAATGTTTTTCTAGAGAGAGAAAACaattacccccccccccccccccgatctATTCTGTGTGCAAGAGAGAGAGGGTGATGCAAATAgggagggagatggccggaggTGCATACATGTTTGCTTCACGCAATCTTCTAGCCCTTAAGAGAGCGAAAGATGCAGAAAGGGAAGTGTGTAGGGAGGGAAAGGGGGAAGAGAGGGCCGGGGGGTGGTACCAGCAGCTGCCGCTAGGCTTCTTCCATGCCGTGGCTTTAAAGTCCCATCAATACCACGGAAACAAATCGGCACATACACGAGCTCGTAGAGCTACTTCGAGAAGAAAATATGCTTATATGGAACTGGGGATTaataaacagaaataaaaacgAAACAAAATGGAAATGGAGCTGTGACCCCCTATGACCATCCACCAATAGGACAAACACCAAAAGGGAAGAGAGAGACTTTTCCCATGTCTATTTACACATATGCCCTCGCCCCGCTCCTATATTGCCAGCCCTCCCCCccattcttcctcctctctccgaCTCCCCCCTCTACCTTCCCTGCCCTCGCCAGCCATTGTTTTATCCCTATAACTAGTAAGCCCGACCCCCGGCCAGTGGAGCAGGCAGGCAGGGGGATTGATAAAAGGGTTCTCGGGGGCAGGGTACCTGAGGGCAatgagcgcgggaggcggcaCCAGCACGCTTGGCGGCGGGGGCCCgagcggaagcggcggcggcggcagcggaggcccCGGAGGAAGTGGCGGCGGTCCCTGCGGCGCGTGCAAGTTCCTCCGGCGCAAGTGCGTGAGCGGGTGCATCTTCGCGCCCTACTTCGACTCGGAGCAGGGCGCGGCGCACTTCGCGGCGGTGCACAAGGTGTTCGGCGCCAGCAACGTCTCCAAACTGCTGCTCCAGATCCCGGCGTACAAGCGCCTCGACGCCGTCGTCACCATCTGCTACGAGGCCCAGGCACGCCTCCGCGACCCCGTCTACGGATGCGTCGCCCACATCTTCGCGCTCCAGCAGCAGGTAGGATATCATTACTGgatcgatccatccatccatccgcgGGCTCGATCGATCGCCAGTTTGGAGAGATAAACCTTGCATGCATGATCGGTCATGGATGGCCTACCACTACATACCAGTATTCGCATGATCTCCTTCGTATTTTGCGTGTGGATCTGGgcgtttttctgaatttcgctCCGGGATAAGATTCTGGAGGGGCCGGGCGTGTTTCTTTCTCGAGGAAGGCAAGTCCCCTTTCATGAGGAAATCAACACTGCCAAGCCAAGCAACGGCAGTGCAAAAAGAAGCACGCCAAGCGCTAATCCGGGAGGCCTGCCTGCACCCGGCGACGAATGATATGCACGTCTCATCCGTCGCATCCGGGCCGTCCGATTACCCCGTCGCCATCCGTCGAAGCCACGTATACACCGCATGCGTGTATCTTGGGCCCTGCACGCACAAACCAAGAAGTACACACACTGCTGCATACTACTAGTGGTACACTAGTACCCGTTGGTTTTCGATCTGATCGAACCCAGGCCCTGAAAAGAATAGCTCCAGCGCCAATCTCTAGTAGTCCTCCTAGAAGATCCAAACCTGCATTCTTTTTGCCAATCTTTGACACCTTTCAGTTCATTGCATTTTTTGCATTTGCGTGTGACGCGTCTTTTGCATTACTATATGCGTCGTCTGTACATGCTTGTGTGGTTTCAAGTTTGCACGTAACAATTTACTGTTGGTGCATGAATGTCACGTCCGGTGATCATTCCCCAGGTGGTGAATCTCCAGGCGGAGCTGACCTACCTGCAAGCCCACCTCGCCACGCTGGAGctgccgtccccgccgccgctgccggccccgCCGCAGATGCCGATGCCGGGCCCGTTCTCCATCTCGGACCTGCCGTCGTCGACCAACGTCCCAACCACCGTCGATCTGTCGGCGCTCTtcgatccgccgccgcagccaccgcAGTGGGCggtccagcagcagcaccaccaccatcagcacCAACAGCAGCACCAGCTTCGGCAGCCGACGCCGTATGCCGCGCCCGTCAGGGGCGGCTCCGGCGTGGCAGagagctcgggcggcggcggagacctGCAGGCGCTGGCGAGGGAGCTCCTGGACCGCCACCGGTCCGGCGGCGTGAAGCTCgagcatccgccgccgccgccgccacactcGAGATAGCTGGATGGAGAGGGAGCAATCAAGATGTTGCGGAGAAGGAGGTGAGTGGCATGGAGACTTGGAGAGAGTTGGCACGCGGCAATAACGAGGGAGATTGGGGTCGGTGACGGCCCGGGGGCGATGGCGAGCAGGGAGTAGGTAAGCAGCATTGGCCGGTTTTCGCGTATCCATCTTGTTGTTAACAAGCTGGGGTGCAATGGCGCCCCACTTGCTTGATACATGCTCCGGTTTGGATTTGCTCCAAGACAAAGAGTTGCTGGGGATCGGGAGTCGTAGTACTAGAATTGACATGTAGTAGGAACAGTATTACCTTTGTCACCTTTCCATTAATTGCAAGATTTTATGAAAGCCTTATGGTTCTATAGTGCCAATTGTTCAAAATCTACTAATTAATCTTGTTTTCCTGTTTTCCCAGTCTAAATGCATCAACACTACTGATACAGCATAATCCTTTTTCTCAAGTAGCAGCATTTAACCACCAGTGATTATTGTACATTATGGTTAATTAAGACTTTAATCTTTTTATGCTAAAGATGAAAATATGTTAAGAAATTTATTGTAAGTTAACTTTCTGAACCAGCGTCCCAAATATACTTACAAATTCAAATAACAGAAAGGCAACCTACAAATTCAAATAACAGAATTAATTAAAACTTGGCAGATGATTGGCAGTGCTACATATATGGTGCAACACTACAACACACTACTGCATATGAAAGGGTCCCTTGTATGAACTCCAATCCTCTCTAGAAGGGTCCATGCATGTGGCCAAATGACTGGCTCCTCGGTTTGAGCTGATGAGATGTAAAAGGCATATGGTTTTGGTCAGTCGGTCAAGCATTTCTTTGACTGGACAATAGTTTACATGTTACTACTGCAGTTGATGTTGCTTCTACACCTACGTTTGCCCCTGTTTCCTGGGGCCGGTTTCCACTGTGT encodes the following:
- the LOC101767456 gene encoding LOB domain-containing protein 30-like; translation: MSAGGGTSTLGGGGPSGSGGGGSGGPGGSGGGPCGACKFLRRKCVSGCIFAPYFDSEQGAAHFAAVHKVFGASNVSKLLLQIPAYKRLDAVVTICYEAQARLRDPVYGCVAHIFALQQQVVNLQAELTYLQAHLATLELPSPPPLPAPPQMPMPGPFSISDLPSSTNVPTTVDLSALFDPPPQPPQWAVQQQHHHHQHQQQHQLRQPTPYAAPVRGGSGVAESSGGGGDLQALARELLDRHRSGGVKLEHPPPPPPHSR